A window of the Oncorhynchus kisutch isolate 150728-3 unplaced genomic scaffold, Okis_V2 Okis02a-Okis13b_hom, whole genome shotgun sequence genome harbors these coding sequences:
- the ice1 gene encoding little elongation complex subunit 1 isoform X1: MMPGENLSKIASGATTGACQNCTVLHQNLNEYVAALLVLKQKTIDSDHLLSEYQGKCEELQTSQRETSKQRIQLDDLQLKVASLVKQHAEYEAVRAELEAKQSAEKLSQQLFEEVERLKEQNNNTETLKKRLEDQLKMVAETTEKQCVDNVQLRQEKTALQKDLLTTQVSLKTCQKGADEVQQLKEDNARTSVLKYDLEKQLVLFQDSQLKQERDITRLKTEKIVLENELLHLQERLEKLETEKNKVLKSSSTQATAPEETQVDKEKIQRLLEDLWVCVAPPSSHLPARRKRQLKEHLQDRSTVEPHRPDSDPPGHVPSRNSDPAGHVPSRNSDPAGHGPGRNSDPAGHGPGRNSDPAGHGPGRNSDPAGHGPGRNSDPAGHGPGRNSDPPGPGPGRNSDPPGPGPGRNSDPPGHGPGRNSDPAGPAPGRNSDPAGHGPGRNSDPLGHGPGRNSDPLGHGPGRNSDPAVPGPGRNSDPAVPGPGRNSDPADPGPGRNNDPAGHGPSRNIDPPGHKHSRSVEEILDWFKPLPPVLSPLPCSSAQERLDDVLESRARGTRFPLENRNHSVYTTGPANKTAGQQPGPANQTAGQKTGPANQMALVLSGQQPADSSVELPSDRINFTPRESPVSDSTNSTLRKSSDLATGTSGETERNSVAVCEQEDMQVEPAAETIQSPSGESQTSSNDLPYFTKATECLPNSVEHPGNLSVHTGAVQTSLTQTQGEEVQDFSPDMTEMDVETDPCYNGCVLAGQSINHGDSKKVESIKDQSGEASVSQTPSTKQLEPSLLVECSAETVTGPEQLTEWAPNTQCNTTDQKAAPQACPHKQDKLFTGQESDKDDEEGFSWKQVGDVLFPPSHPTEGLASPSHPTEGLASPSHPTEGLASPSHPTEGLASPSPPTEGLASPSHPTEGLASPSHPTEGLASPSHPTEGLASPSHPTEGLVSPSHPTEGLKDVGIVSTVITVHSAGAEESSSEQKSLAPLTKTSVHISPASLMSSVKNVENCTTTSELHEDIQATKPNAQSSRNHTVCKRLHSPICLSPVVNVKLLRSGTQPKRMNGRKDAEDPGSDVRNPPSPTELQSDEHLNNRMLKDCDRPVHVLQHQDMKADRKRPTTTDCISESRSESQLTDEGSEKLGGKDKTEMISTRSGRVRKSLVRSNAVQTSSVKDGAAPRDGAAPRDGAAPRDGEQTTTLSCKVIIERLSPDMSEGIRPAALPVGHSPEPTAALPVGHSPERTAALPVGHSPERTWKVPIGRVRFEMGPPLPPLLMPLTVTPPRPVKPGNPRQVIGKLSFPSPMEGPVSPVGSQTAPDGQMLSSPSRTTPSSPLQFGSATPKHAVPVPGRLPAFSPSSSSTSPAQENSMRILDSMYPELSARAWTLSILRGNLSMSSAETGTTPSSSVSQISGFKTINSSSTAFTKTEQRGKRSGVNMLLPKSAKRLRLDNCSPGPAGATAVPAGATAGPAAKGISSMTSASPDPLLRTPQHGSSSQPTEKEKLFGKAAGEASISQALEKEKLVGKAAGEASISQALEKEKLVGKAAGEASISQALEKEKLVGKAAGEASISQALEKEKLVGKAAGEASVSQALEKEKLVGKAAGEASVSQALEKIAAQCFDLLPVIKSHLFVGNLSRKPVLRDEEKEVLSEFSDNQPLADDLMSVMLTKLKTERTELPGSHLQALVRVYTALCRRRRDWDRAHILAYSILREDFPESTKLVLFMVTTWPNVFSCRTVVCQAIHTVTKVKAHGEVLHCLTAYLGWEKSPPSDVDQLVSRTLTSVRAAAEMTFQKHPRQGQDLNPVAWQHVFTLELLCSHTHWKWTHDNLLSTELWPMMNSWVTQPRSRQTPIQDVTVAAVLRLIGRLGQLGIKERCGSSVKNIARVINTFARHGQSEGVPWEVQLAAVYTVYDLSPSNPKEALAALASWRGETTQPVPPAVTSCITQIASLCRHIKP, encoded by the exons ATGATGCCGGGGGAGAATCTTTCCAAAATCGCTTCAGGAGCAACTACTGGAGCCTGTCAAAACTGCACTGTGCTTCACCAG AACCTAAACGAATATGTGGCAGCTCTCCTGGTTTTGAAACAGAAAACTATTGACTCCGA TCACCTGCTGAGTGAATATCAAGGGAAGTGTGAAG AGCTTCAGACATCCCAGAG GGAGACCAGTAAGCAGCGTATACAACTTGATGATCTGCAGTTGAAAGTAGCTTCTCTGGTAAAGCAACATGCAGAGTACGAAGCCGTGCGGGCAGAGCTGGAGGCTAAGCAG AGCGCTGAGAAGTTGTCCCAGCAGCTGTTTGAGGAAGTGGAGAGGCTGAAGGAGcagaacaacaacacagagactct AAAGAAGAGACTTGAGGACCAGCTGAAGATGGTAGCAG AGACAACAGAGAAGCAGTGTGTGGATAATGTCCAGCTGAGACAGGAGAAGACGGCACTGCAGAAAGACCTGCTGACAACACAG GTGTCGTTGAAGACATGTCAGAAGGGAGCAGATGAAGTGCAGCAGTTGAAGGAGGACAACGCCAGGACATCCGTTCT AAAATACGACCTGGAAAAACAACTTGTACTGTTTCAAG ATTCTCAACTCAAGCAAGAGCGTGACATTACCAGGCTGAAAACAGAGAAGATTGTACTGGAGAACGAGCTTCTACATCTTCAG GAACGACTAGAGAAACTGGAGACTGAGAAGAATAAAG TATTAAAGAGCTCATCAACTCAAGCAACGGCACCTGAAGAAACACAGGTGGATAAAG AGAAGATCCAGAGGCTGCTGGAGGATCTATGGGTGTGTGTAGCTCCTCCCTCATCACACCTCCCTG CCAGGAGGAAACGGCAGTTAAAGGAGCACCTACAAGACCGCAGCACAGTTGAACCCCACAGACCTGACAGTGACCCGCCAGGCCATGTACCCAGCAGGAACAGTGACCCGGCAGGCCATGTACCCAGCAGGAACAGTGACCCGGCAGGCCATGGACCCGGCAGGAACAGTGACCCGGCAGGACATGGACCCGGCAGGAACAGTGACCCGGCAGGACATGGACCCGGCAGGAACAGTGACCCGGCAGGACATGGACCCGGCAGGAACAGTGACCCGGCAGGCCATGGACCCGGCAGGAACAGTGACCCGCCAGGCCCTGGACCCGGCAGGAACAGTGACCCGCCAGGCCCTGGACCCGGCAGGAACAGTGACCCGCCAGGCCATGGACCCGGCAGGAACAGTGACCCGGCAGGCCCTGCACCCGGCAGGAACAGTGACCCGGCAGGCCATGGACCCGGCAGGAACAGTGACCCGCTAGGCCATGGACCCGGCAGGAACAGTGACCCGCTAGGCCATGGACCCGGCAGGAACAGTGACCCGGCAGTCCCTGGACCCGGCAGGAACAGTGACCCGGCAGTCCCTGGACCCGGCAGGAACAGTGACCCGGCAGACCCTGGTCCCGGCAGGAACAATGACCCGGCAGGTCATGGACCCAGCAGGAACATTGACCCGCCAGGCCATAAACATAGTAGATCAGTTGAGGAGATCCTGGACTGGTTCAAGCCGctgccccctgtcctctcccccttaCCCTGCTCCTCAGCTCAGGAGAGGTTGGATGATGTCTTGGAGTCCAGAGCTCGAGGGACCAGATTTCCTCTAGagaacagaaaccactctgtctACACTACAGGACCAGCCAATAAAACAGCAGGACAGCAGCCTGGACCAGCCAATCAGACAGCAGGACAGAAAACTGGACCAGCCAATCAGATGGCCCTTGtgttgtcaggacaacaacctgcaGACTCCTCAGTGGAACTACCATCAGACAGAATTAATTTTACTCCGAGAGAAAGCCCTGTTTCAGACAGCACTAATTCTACTCTGAGAAAAAGCTCTGATCTGGCCACAGGGAcctcaggagagacagagaggaacagtgtGGCTGTCTGTGAACAGGAAGACATGCAGGTAGAACCAGCTGCTGAAACCATCCAGTCCCCATCAGGAGAGAGTCAAACCTCCTCTAATGATCTACCTTACTTTACCAAAGCCACAGAGTGTCTCCCAAACTCAGTAGAGCATCCAGGCAACCTCTCTGTCCATACTGGGGCCGTTCAGACCTCACTCACCCAGACACAAGGAGAAGAAGTGCAGGACTTCTCACCAGACATGACAGAGATGGATGTTGAGACTGACCCGTGTTATAATGGCTGTGTCTTGGCGGGTCAGAGCATCAACCATGGGGACTCAAAGAAAGTAGAAAGCATTAAAGATCAGTCAGGAGAGGCCAGCGTGTCTCAAACTCCCTCCACTAAACAGCTGGAACCCAGTCTTCTGGTTGAGTGTTCTGCGGAGACAGTGACTGGTCCAGAACAACTGACTGAATGGGCTCCTAACACTCAATGTAACACAACTGATCAGAAAGCAGCTCCTCAAGCATGTCCCCATAAACAAGACAAGTTGTTTACAGGCCAGGAATCAGATAAAGACGATGAAGAGGGTTTCTCTTGGAAACAGGTTGGTGATGTACTGTTCCCTCCCAGTCACCCTACAGAAGGACTGGCCTCCCCCAGTCACCCTACAGAAGGACTGGCCTCCCCCAGTCACCCTACAGAAGGACTGGCCTCCCCCAGTCACCCTACAGAAGGACTGGCCTCCCCCAGTCCCCCTACAGAAGGACTGGCCTCCCCCAGTCACCCTACAGAAGGACTGGCCTCCCCCAGTCACCCTACAGAAGGACTGGCCTCCCCCAGTCACCCTACAGAAGGACTGGCCTCCCCCAGTCACCCTACAGAAGGACTGGTCTCCCCCAGTCACCCTACAGAAGGACTGAAGGATGTAGGTATAGTATCAACAGTCATCACGGTGCATTCTGCTGGGGCAGAGGAATCATCATCTGAACAGAAGTCTCTGGCACCTCTGACAAAAACAAGTGTCCACATCTCTCCTGCCAGTTTAATGAGCTCTGTAAAGAACGTAGAGAACTGTACTACGACATCTGAACTCCATGAAGACATCCAGGCAACAAAACCCAATGCTCAGAGTAGCAGAAACCATACAGTTTGCAAGAGGTTACATAGTCCCATATGTCTTTCCCCTGTGGTGAACGTGAAGCTCCTGAGATCTGGTACACAACCGAAGAGGATGAATGGAAGGAAAGATGCTGAAGACCCAGGGTCTGACGTTAGGAATCCACCGTCTCCAACAGAGTTACAGAGTGACGAGCATTTGAACAACAGGATGCTGAAAGATTGTGATCGCCCAGTCCATGTTCTACAACACCAGGATATGAAAGCTGACCGTAAGCGTCCTACAACCACCGACTGCATCTCTGAGTCAAGGTCTGAGTCCCAGCTGACAGATGAAGGGTCTGAGAAACTAGGTGGGAAAGACAAGACTGAGATGATCAGTACTAGAAGTGGGCGTGTCAGGAAGAGTCTTGTTAGATCAAACGCAGTCCAAACCAGCTCAGTGAAAGACGGAGCGGCTCCCAGGGACGGCGCGGCTCCCAGGGACGGCGCGGCTCCCAGGGACGGCGAGCAAACGACCACCCTTTCATGTAAAGTTATTATTGAAAGACTCAGCCCTGACATGAGTGAAGGGATCAGGCCAGCAGCCTTGCCTGTGGGCCACTCCCCAGAACCTACAGCAGCCTTGCCTGTGGGCCACTCCCCAGAACGTACAGCAGCCTTGCCTGTGGGCCACTCCCCAGAACGTACATGGAAAGTTCCCATTGGGAGGGTTCGCTTTGAAATGGGTCCTCCACTACCTCCTCTTCTGATGCCTCTCACTGTAACTCCTCCGAGACCGGTAAAACCTGGCAATCCAAGACAGGTGATTGGTAAACTGTCCTTTCCCTCACCAATGGAAGGGCCTGTTTCCCCTGTGGGGTCCCAAACAGCACCTGATGGTCAGATGTTGAGCTCCCCGTCTCGAACCACCCCTTCCTCACCACTACAGTTTGGTTCAGCCACTCCTAAACACGCTGTTCCTGTTCCAGGGAGACTTCCTGCCTTcagcccctcctcttcctccactagTCCCGCCCAGGAGAACTCCATGAGGATTCTAGACAGCATGTATCCAGAACTGTCTGCCCGTGCCTGGACTCTCAGTATCCTCCGAGGAAACCTCTCTATGTCTTCTGCTGAGACGGGGACCACACCTTCCAGCTCTGTCAGTCAGATATCTGGCTTCAAAACCATCAACTCCTCGTCCACGGCTTTCACCAAAACGGAGCAAAGAGGGAAGCGAAGTGGAGTCAACATGCTTCTACCAAAGAGTGCCAAAAGACTGAGGCTGGATAACTGCTCCCCCGGCCCTGCTGGGGCGACGGCCGTTCCTGCTGGGGCGACGGCCGGCCCTGCTGCGAAGGGGATATCCTCCATGACATCAGCCAGTCCTGACCCACTACTCAGGACACCTCAACATGGGAGTTCTTCACAGCCTACAGAGAAGGAGAAACTGTTTGGGAAAGCAGCAGGCGAAGCCTCCATATCCCAGGCCTTAGAGAAGGAGAAACTGGTTGGGAAAGCAGCAGGCGAAGCCTCCATATCCCAGGCCTTAGAGAAGGAGAAACTGGTTGGGAAAGCAGCAGGCGAAGCCTCCATATCTCAGGCCTTAGAGAAGGAGAAACTGGTTGGGAAAGCAGCAGGCGAAGCCTCCATATCCCAGGCCTTAGAGAAGGAGAAACTGGTTGGGAAAGCAGCAGGCGAAGCCTCCGTATCCCAGGCCTTAGAGAAGGAGAAACTGGTTGGGAAAGCAGCAGGCGAAGCCTCCGTATCCCAGGCCTTAGAGAAGATAGCAGCCCAGTGTTTTGACCTGTTGCCTGTCATCAAGAGTCACCTGTTTGTTGGGAATCTGTCTAGGAAGCCTGTGTTACGGGATGAGGAGAAGGAGGTCCTCTCTGAGTTCTCAGACAATCAG CCTCTGGCAGATGATCTGATGTCGGTGATGCTGACTAAGCTGAAGACTGAGAGGACTGAGCTGCCTGGGTCTCACCTCCAGGCTCTGGTTAGAGTCTACACTGCTCTGTGCCGACGGAGGAGGGACTGGGACAGAGCACATATCCTGGCCTACAGCATCCTTAGAGAAG ATTTCCCTGAGTCAACCAAGCTGGTTCTGTTCATGGTGACCACATGGCCCAATGTGTTCTCCTGCAGGACTGTAGTGTGCCAGGCCATCCACACGGTCACCAAGGTCAAAGCTCACGGAGAGGTGCTCCACTGCCTAACTGCTTACCTGGGATGGGAGAAG AGTCCTCCTAGTGACGTGGATCA
- the ice1 gene encoding little elongation complex subunit 1 isoform X4, producing MMPGENLSKIASGATTGACQNCTVLHQNLNEYVAALLVLKQKTIDSDHLLSEYQGKCEELQTSQRETSKQRIQLDDLQLKVASLVKQHAEYEAVRAELEAKQSAEKLSQQLFEEVERLKEQNNNTETLKKRLEDQLKMVAETTEKQCVDNVQLRQEKTALQKDLLTTQVSLKTCQKGADEVQQLKEDNARTSVLKYDLEKQLVLFQDSQLKQERDITRLKTEKIVLENELLHLQERLEKLETEKNKVLKSSSTQATAPEETQVDKEKIQRLLEDLWVCVAPPSSHLPARRKRQLKEHLQDRSTVEPHRPDSDPPGHVPSRNSDPAGHVPSRNSDPAGHGPGRNSDPAGHGPGRNSDPAGHGPGRNSDPAGHGPGRNSDPAGHGPGRNSDPPGPGPGRNSDPPGPGPGRNSDPPGHGPGRNSDPAGPAPGRNSDPAGHGPGRNSDPLGHGPGRNSDPLGHGPGRNSDPAVPGPGRNSDPAVPGPGRNSDPADPGPGRNNDPAGHGPSRNIDPPGHKHSRSVEEILDWFKPLPPVLSPLPCSSAQERLDDVLESRARGTRFPLENRNHSVYTTGPANKTAGQQPGPANQTAGQKTGPANQMALVLSGQQPADSSVELPSDRINFTPRESPVSDSTNSTLRKSSDLATGTSGETERNSVAVCEQEDMQVEPAAETIQSPSGESQTSSNDLPYFTKATECLPNSVEHPGNLSVHTGAVQTSLTQTQGEEVQDFSPDMTEMDVETDPCYNGCVLAGQSINHGDSKKVESIKDQSGEASVSQTPSTKQLEPSLLVECSAETVTGPEQLTEWAPNTQCNTTDQKAAPQACPHKQDKLFTGQESDKDDEEGFSWKQVGDVLFPPSHPTEGLASPSHPTEGLASPSHPTEGLASPSHPTEGLASPSPPTEGLASPSHPTEGLASPSHPTEGLASPSHPTEGLASPSHPTEGLVSPSHPTEGLKDVGIVSTVITVHSAGAEESSSEQKSLAPLTKTSVHISPASLMSSVKNVENCTTTSELHEDIQATKPNAQSSRNHTVCKRLHSPICLSPVVNVKLLRSGTQPKRMNGRKDAEDPGSDVRNPPSPTELQSDEHLNNRMLKDCDRPVHVLQHQDMKADRKRPTTTDCISESRSESQLTDEGSEKLGGKDKTEMISTRSGRVRKSLVRSNAVQTSSVKDGAAPRDGAAPRDGAAPRDGEQTTTLSCKVIIERLSPDMSEGIRPAALPVGHSPEPTAALPVGHSPERTAALPVGHSPERTWKVPIGRVRFEMGPPLPPLLMPLTVTPPRPVKPGNPRQVIGKLSFPSPMEGPVSPVGSQTAPDGQMLSSPSRTTPSSPLQFGSATPKHAVPVPGRLPAFSPSSSSTSPAQENSMRILDSMYPELSARAWTLSILRGNLSMSSAETGTTPSSSVSQISGFKTINSSSTAFTKTEQRGKRSGVNMLLPKSAKRLRLDNCSPGPAGATAVPAGATAGPAAKGISSMTSASPDPLLRTPQHGSSSQPTEKEKLFGKAAGEASISQALEKEKLVGKAAGEASISQALEKEKLVGKAAGEASISQALEKEKLVGKAAGEASISQALEKEKLVGKAAGEASVSQALEKEKLVGKAAGEASVSQALEKIAAQCFDLLPVIKSHLFVGNLSRKPVLRDEEKEVLSEFSDNQMI from the exons ATGATGCCGGGGGAGAATCTTTCCAAAATCGCTTCAGGAGCAACTACTGGAGCCTGTCAAAACTGCACTGTGCTTCACCAG AACCTAAACGAATATGTGGCAGCTCTCCTGGTTTTGAAACAGAAAACTATTGACTCCGA TCACCTGCTGAGTGAATATCAAGGGAAGTGTGAAG AGCTTCAGACATCCCAGAG GGAGACCAGTAAGCAGCGTATACAACTTGATGATCTGCAGTTGAAAGTAGCTTCTCTGGTAAAGCAACATGCAGAGTACGAAGCCGTGCGGGCAGAGCTGGAGGCTAAGCAG AGCGCTGAGAAGTTGTCCCAGCAGCTGTTTGAGGAAGTGGAGAGGCTGAAGGAGcagaacaacaacacagagactct AAAGAAGAGACTTGAGGACCAGCTGAAGATGGTAGCAG AGACAACAGAGAAGCAGTGTGTGGATAATGTCCAGCTGAGACAGGAGAAGACGGCACTGCAGAAAGACCTGCTGACAACACAG GTGTCGTTGAAGACATGTCAGAAGGGAGCAGATGAAGTGCAGCAGTTGAAGGAGGACAACGCCAGGACATCCGTTCT AAAATACGACCTGGAAAAACAACTTGTACTGTTTCAAG ATTCTCAACTCAAGCAAGAGCGTGACATTACCAGGCTGAAAACAGAGAAGATTGTACTGGAGAACGAGCTTCTACATCTTCAG GAACGACTAGAGAAACTGGAGACTGAGAAGAATAAAG TATTAAAGAGCTCATCAACTCAAGCAACGGCACCTGAAGAAACACAGGTGGATAAAG AGAAGATCCAGAGGCTGCTGGAGGATCTATGGGTGTGTGTAGCTCCTCCCTCATCACACCTCCCTG CCAGGAGGAAACGGCAGTTAAAGGAGCACCTACAAGACCGCAGCACAGTTGAACCCCACAGACCTGACAGTGACCCGCCAGGCCATGTACCCAGCAGGAACAGTGACCCGGCAGGCCATGTACCCAGCAGGAACAGTGACCCGGCAGGCCATGGACCCGGCAGGAACAGTGACCCGGCAGGACATGGACCCGGCAGGAACAGTGACCCGGCAGGACATGGACCCGGCAGGAACAGTGACCCGGCAGGACATGGACCCGGCAGGAACAGTGACCCGGCAGGCCATGGACCCGGCAGGAACAGTGACCCGCCAGGCCCTGGACCCGGCAGGAACAGTGACCCGCCAGGCCCTGGACCCGGCAGGAACAGTGACCCGCCAGGCCATGGACCCGGCAGGAACAGTGACCCGGCAGGCCCTGCACCCGGCAGGAACAGTGACCCGGCAGGCCATGGACCCGGCAGGAACAGTGACCCGCTAGGCCATGGACCCGGCAGGAACAGTGACCCGCTAGGCCATGGACCCGGCAGGAACAGTGACCCGGCAGTCCCTGGACCCGGCAGGAACAGTGACCCGGCAGTCCCTGGACCCGGCAGGAACAGTGACCCGGCAGACCCTGGTCCCGGCAGGAACAATGACCCGGCAGGTCATGGACCCAGCAGGAACATTGACCCGCCAGGCCATAAACATAGTAGATCAGTTGAGGAGATCCTGGACTGGTTCAAGCCGctgccccctgtcctctcccccttaCCCTGCTCCTCAGCTCAGGAGAGGTTGGATGATGTCTTGGAGTCCAGAGCTCGAGGGACCAGATTTCCTCTAGagaacagaaaccactctgtctACACTACAGGACCAGCCAATAAAACAGCAGGACAGCAGCCTGGACCAGCCAATCAGACAGCAGGACAGAAAACTGGACCAGCCAATCAGATGGCCCTTGtgttgtcaggacaacaacctgcaGACTCCTCAGTGGAACTACCATCAGACAGAATTAATTTTACTCCGAGAGAAAGCCCTGTTTCAGACAGCACTAATTCTACTCTGAGAAAAAGCTCTGATCTGGCCACAGGGAcctcaggagagacagagaggaacagtgtGGCTGTCTGTGAACAGGAAGACATGCAGGTAGAACCAGCTGCTGAAACCATCCAGTCCCCATCAGGAGAGAGTCAAACCTCCTCTAATGATCTACCTTACTTTACCAAAGCCACAGAGTGTCTCCCAAACTCAGTAGAGCATCCAGGCAACCTCTCTGTCCATACTGGGGCCGTTCAGACCTCACTCACCCAGACACAAGGAGAAGAAGTGCAGGACTTCTCACCAGACATGACAGAGATGGATGTTGAGACTGACCCGTGTTATAATGGCTGTGTCTTGGCGGGTCAGAGCATCAACCATGGGGACTCAAAGAAAGTAGAAAGCATTAAAGATCAGTCAGGAGAGGCCAGCGTGTCTCAAACTCCCTCCACTAAACAGCTGGAACCCAGTCTTCTGGTTGAGTGTTCTGCGGAGACAGTGACTGGTCCAGAACAACTGACTGAATGGGCTCCTAACACTCAATGTAACACAACTGATCAGAAAGCAGCTCCTCAAGCATGTCCCCATAAACAAGACAAGTTGTTTACAGGCCAGGAATCAGATAAAGACGATGAAGAGGGTTTCTCTTGGAAACAGGTTGGTGATGTACTGTTCCCTCCCAGTCACCCTACAGAAGGACTGGCCTCCCCCAGTCACCCTACAGAAGGACTGGCCTCCCCCAGTCACCCTACAGAAGGACTGGCCTCCCCCAGTCACCCTACAGAAGGACTGGCCTCCCCCAGTCCCCCTACAGAAGGACTGGCCTCCCCCAGTCACCCTACAGAAGGACTGGCCTCCCCCAGTCACCCTACAGAAGGACTGGCCTCCCCCAGTCACCCTACAGAAGGACTGGCCTCCCCCAGTCACCCTACAGAAGGACTGGTCTCCCCCAGTCACCCTACAGAAGGACTGAAGGATGTAGGTATAGTATCAACAGTCATCACGGTGCATTCTGCTGGGGCAGAGGAATCATCATCTGAACAGAAGTCTCTGGCACCTCTGACAAAAACAAGTGTCCACATCTCTCCTGCCAGTTTAATGAGCTCTGTAAAGAACGTAGAGAACTGTACTACGACATCTGAACTCCATGAAGACATCCAGGCAACAAAACCCAATGCTCAGAGTAGCAGAAACCATACAGTTTGCAAGAGGTTACATAGTCCCATATGTCTTTCCCCTGTGGTGAACGTGAAGCTCCTGAGATCTGGTACACAACCGAAGAGGATGAATGGAAGGAAAGATGCTGAAGACCCAGGGTCTGACGTTAGGAATCCACCGTCTCCAACAGAGTTACAGAGTGACGAGCATTTGAACAACAGGATGCTGAAAGATTGTGATCGCCCAGTCCATGTTCTACAACACCAGGATATGAAAGCTGACCGTAAGCGTCCTACAACCACCGACTGCATCTCTGAGTCAAGGTCTGAGTCCCAGCTGACAGATGAAGGGTCTGAGAAACTAGGTGGGAAAGACAAGACTGAGATGATCAGTACTAGAAGTGGGCGTGTCAGGAAGAGTCTTGTTAGATCAAACGCAGTCCAAACCAGCTCAGTGAAAGACGGAGCGGCTCCCAGGGACGGCGCGGCTCCCAGGGACGGCGCGGCTCCCAGGGACGGCGAGCAAACGACCACCCTTTCATGTAAAGTTATTATTGAAAGACTCAGCCCTGACATGAGTGAAGGGATCAGGCCAGCAGCCTTGCCTGTGGGCCACTCCCCAGAACCTACAGCAGCCTTGCCTGTGGGCCACTCCCCAGAACGTACAGCAGCCTTGCCTGTGGGCCACTCCCCAGAACGTACATGGAAAGTTCCCATTGGGAGGGTTCGCTTTGAAATGGGTCCTCCACTACCTCCTCTTCTGATGCCTCTCACTGTAACTCCTCCGAGACCGGTAAAACCTGGCAATCCAAGACAGGTGATTGGTAAACTGTCCTTTCCCTCACCAATGGAAGGGCCTGTTTCCCCTGTGGGGTCCCAAACAGCACCTGATGGTCAGATGTTGAGCTCCCCGTCTCGAACCACCCCTTCCTCACCACTACAGTTTGGTTCAGCCACTCCTAAACACGCTGTTCCTGTTCCAGGGAGACTTCCTGCCTTcagcccctcctcttcctccactagTCCCGCCCAGGAGAACTCCATGAGGATTCTAGACAGCATGTATCCAGAACTGTCTGCCCGTGCCTGGACTCTCAGTATCCTCCGAGGAAACCTCTCTATGTCTTCTGCTGAGACGGGGACCACACCTTCCAGCTCTGTCAGTCAGATATCTGGCTTCAAAACCATCAACTCCTCGTCCACGGCTTTCACCAAAACGGAGCAAAGAGGGAAGCGAAGTGGAGTCAACATGCTTCTACCAAAGAGTGCCAAAAGACTGAGGCTGGATAACTGCTCCCCCGGCCCTGCTGGGGCGACGGCCGTTCCTGCTGGGGCGACGGCCGGCCCTGCTGCGAAGGGGATATCCTCCATGACATCAGCCAGTCCTGACCCACTACTCAGGACACCTCAACATGGGAGTTCTTCACAGCCTACAGAGAAGGAGAAACTGTTTGGGAAAGCAGCAGGCGAAGCCTCCATATCCCAGGCCTTAGAGAAGGAGAAACTGGTTGGGAAAGCAGCAGGCGAAGCCTCCATATCCCAGGCCTTAGAGAAGGAGAAACTGGTTGGGAAAGCAGCAGGCGAAGCCTCCATATCTCAGGCCTTAGAGAAGGAGAAACTGGTTGGGAAAGCAGCAGGCGAAGCCTCCATATCCCAGGCCTTAGAGAAGGAGAAACTGGTTGGGAAAGCAGCAGGCGAAGCCTCCGTATCCCAGGCCTTAGAGAAGGAGAAACTGGTTGGGAAAGCAGCAGGCGAAGCCTCCGTATCCCAGGCCTTAGAGAAGATAGCAGCCCAGTGTTTTGACCTGTTGCCTGTCATCAAGAGTCACCTGTTTGTTGGGAATCTGTCTAGGAAGCCTGTGTTACGGGATGAGGAGAAGGAGGTCCTCTCTGAGTTCTCAGACAATCAG ATGATCTGA